In one Brassica oleracea var. oleracea cultivar TO1000 chromosome C9, BOL, whole genome shotgun sequence genomic region, the following are encoded:
- the LOC106316403 gene encoding ubiquitin receptor RAD23c-like — MKILVKTLKGARFEIQVNLEDSVGDVKKNIETVMGVTAYPAAEQVLIHKGKVLKDETTVEANNVSEKSVIGVIKKKPASTGTSTASASLTALVHAAHPSSTATETPVTPTEPAWDAASNGNYESISESNIQQILEMVRGAWSREAVAYALCLAYNDLDKALEYIYFGIPVQSEDHYSTEEQTQEPEETDLEWSLDSLRHTPEFEYLRPLVQSDPSLLMDFLLMLKKQNPPFFRLIQDNKADFLRLLLEQPQEPNNGGDSGNQVGESEETKVEELQADKTNNPNNEGDGGNQVGESKDTEVEVATPEDYELIERLEALGFERGDAAVAYFACNRNVQVAANHLLGYKHESRRE, encoded by the exons ATGAAGATACTTGTCAAAACTCTGAAGGGGGCTCGCTTCGAGATCCAAGTCAACCTCGAGGATTCG GTTGGTGATGTGAAGAAGAACATAGAGACCGTGATGGGAGTTACTGCATATCCTGCTGCAGAACAAGTGCTTATTCACAAAGGGAAAGTGCTTAAAGATGAAACAACGGTAGAGGCTAACAACGTTTCCGAGAAAAGCGTTATTGGCGTTATAAAG AAAAAACCTGCATCTACTGGAACGTCTACTGCATCTGCTAGCCTTACTGCTCTG GTTCATGCAGCGCATCCTTCTTCAACTGCAACTGAGACTCCTGTAACTCCTACTGAACCTGCTTGGGATGCTGCATCAAATGGGAACTATGAAAGTATTTCAGAGAGTAACATTCAGCAGATTCTTGAGATGGTCCGTGGAGCCTGGAGCCGTGAAGCGGTTGCCTATGCACTCTGTTTGGCATATAATGACCTTGATAAAGCTTTGGAATATATTTACTTT GGTATCCCGGTGCAGAGTGAAGATCATTACTCAACGGAG GAGCAAACTCAAGAACCTGAAGAAACAGACCTAGAATGGTCACTTGATTCCTTGCGCCACACTCCAGAG TTTGAGTATCTACGACCTCTGGTGCAATCAGACCCTAGTCTCCTAATG GATTTTTTACTGATGCTAAAGAAACAAAATCCGCCATTCTTTCGGTTGATTCAAGACAACAAAGCAGACTTCTTACGCTTATTATTGGAGCAGCCTCAGGAACCAAATAACGGAGGAGATAG CGGCAACCAAGTGGGAGAGTCTGAAGAAACCAAAGTTGAGGAACTCCAAGCAGACAAAACCAACAACCCAAACAACGAAGGAGATGG TGGCAACCAAGTTGGAGAGTCTAAAGATACCGAAGTTGAAGTCGCCACCCCTGAGGATTATGAATTGATCGAACGG CTGGAAGCATTGGGATTTGAGAGAGGTGATGCGGCGGTGGCGTACTTCGCTTGCAACAGGAACGTCCAAGTGGCTGCTAACCATCTTCTCGGTTACAAGCACGAGTCTCGACGAGAATAG